A single genomic interval of Flavobacteriales bacterium harbors:
- a CDS encoding T9SS type A sorting domain-containing protein: protein MIRRLRILSISFLCCLSLSPVFAKVIEVSYPGNDKDILPNITSALNDATDGDVILLPQGRFMISGRIYLKKKISFVGYGIWDEANKTGTLLYRDPNASDNDLKNNNAMTMFYVDPQTDETFDIAFSGFTIRGKQPSLKAGDGLSTLADNGIYLRFVNGFRISHMRFEYFGESAVHVVHRDSIAHGLIDHCEFYFNVKDPNGEQGNKGLGLGYGVVMYSDNQVWLDDPRFGTDNFIFIEDNFFEFHRHSVAAGGGALYVARYNVVKNNLVASGIDAHESYGAPSGGNRFATRAVEIYENTIINTVYRDFTPINPGDEKDVKLVPIEGIGIRGGEAVVHHNTIKGYLYGGRIVDHSFNASKPVVYPLPYQPGYDSGLKLGPNHSGTDPANGEGDLFYWENDFTPHHFDNSNGWYNSVDFYNENPAPKGPFKEGRDYHLVKLPGYVVFVYPHPRQGSLKDLACETDLNDDGQTNASDLSILLDSFGKTCSTSCPTDFNKDGVTNMEDLLMLENKMGPGCTVKSEVNEIFLYPNPAIDLLNFQLSDSRGQKVGVQLLDMYGKFVIKNMKAVADPYAPIRLELTSIQPGIYVLKVTNGSDIFLRKFVKVNNNKS from the coding sequence ATGATAAGACGTCTACGCATCCTTTCCATATCATTTCTTTGCTGCCTTTCGCTTTCACCGGTATTTGCCAAAGTGATTGAGGTATCCTACCCCGGCAACGACAAGGACATTCTACCCAACATTACCTCAGCATTGAATGATGCTACAGACGGGGATGTCATACTTCTCCCCCAGGGGCGGTTCATGATCAGTGGCCGGATATATCTGAAAAAGAAAATCTCCTTTGTTGGATACGGCATATGGGATGAAGCGAATAAAACCGGCACCCTGCTCTACCGCGACCCGAACGCCTCCGACAACGACCTGAAGAACAACAATGCCATGACGATGTTCTATGTGGATCCACAAACGGATGAGACATTTGACATCGCATTTTCAGGTTTCACCATCAGGGGTAAACAACCAAGCCTTAAGGCAGGAGACGGTTTATCCACTCTGGCCGATAACGGTATCTATCTTCGTTTTGTAAACGGTTTCCGAATTAGCCACATGCGCTTCGAATATTTCGGGGAATCTGCTGTACATGTCGTTCACCGTGACAGCATCGCCCATGGACTCATAGACCATTGTGAGTTCTACTTCAACGTGAAGGATCCCAATGGCGAGCAGGGAAATAAAGGACTGGGCCTGGGATATGGCGTGGTAATGTACAGCGACAATCAGGTGTGGCTTGACGACCCCAGGTTCGGAACTGACAATTTTATTTTCATAGAAGATAACTTCTTTGAATTTCACCGGCACTCCGTTGCTGCCGGAGGTGGTGCACTCTACGTAGCAAGGTATAATGTGGTGAAGAATAATCTGGTAGCATCCGGAATTGACGCCCATGAGAGCTACGGTGCGCCGTCGGGAGGTAACCGCTTCGCTACCCGGGCAGTGGAAATTTATGAGAATACCATTATCAATACCGTGTACCGCGACTTCACCCCTATCAATCCGGGGGATGAGAAAGACGTAAAACTTGTTCCGATAGAAGGCATAGGTATCAGAGGTGGTGAAGCGGTCGTTCACCACAACACCATCAAAGGATATCTCTACGGAGGAAGAATCGTTGATCATTCATTCAATGCCTCCAAACCCGTTGTTTATCCGCTACCCTACCAACCCGGATATGACAGCGGCCTCAAACTCGGCCCCAATCATTCGGGAACCGATCCGGCAAATGGGGAGGGTGACCTGTTTTACTGGGAGAACGATTTCACCCCACACCATTTTGACAACAGCAACGGCTGGTATAATTCGGTAGACTTCTACAACGAAAACCCAGCTCCCAAAGGCCCATTCAAAGAAGGCCGCGATTACCACCTTGTGAAGCTACCGGGTTATGTTGTGTTTGTATACCCACACCCACGCCAGGGATCACTGAAAGATCTGGCGTGTGAAACGGACCTGAATGATGATGGACAAACCAATGCCTCAGACCTTTCCATTCTTCTTGATTCATTCGGCAAAACATGCAGCACATCATGTCCGACCGATTTCAACAAGGATGGGGTCACCAATATGGAAGACCTGTTGATGCTGGAAAATAAGATGGGGCCGGGGTGCACGGTTAAATCCGAGGTCAACGAAATCTTCCTTTACCCCAACCCTGCCATCGATCTGTTGAACTTTCAGCTGAGCGACAGCCGCGGACAAAAAGTAGGTGTTCAACTGCTGGATATGTATGGCAAGTTTGTCATTAAGAATATGAAGGCCGTGGCGGACCCCTATGCTCCGATCCGCCTAGAGCTTACAAGTATCCAACCCGGAATTTATGTATTGAAGGTCACCAACGGCAGCGATATCTTCCTGAGGAAATTTGTAAAAGTCAATAACAACAAATCCTAA
- a CDS encoding T9SS type A sorting domain-containing protein — protein MRRKLQSLSVIILSCIVLKHAEAKTISVQNPGNDKNIESYIANALNAAVDGDEILLPKGRFVFNGRIYLKKRISVTGQGIWNESAQTGTLLYRDPKLAESVLTSTVAINMIFVDPQTDANFNILFKDFTIRGKQPSLKANDGLSMAPDCGIYLRYVNGFRITRVRFEYFGESAVHVLHRDNIAHGLIDHCQFYNNVKDPNGLRGDKGLGLGYGVVVYSDNQEWISDPRFGSDNFIFIEDNIFMYHRHSIAAGGGALYVARYNSIQNNLVASGIDAHESYGEQTGSNRFATRAVEIYNNTLINTVYRDFTPIQPGDQKDVSLVPLEGIGIRGGEAVVYGNTIQGYLYGGRIVDHTYNSSSTVNYPLPYQPGYESGLSLGANHSGTNGTAGKGDLFYWNNKFTPHHFDNSNGWYTSVNFYNENPAPKGPFKEGRDYHLVAKPAYKPYPYPHPRQGISYDTSCKTDLNGDGRTDNSDFLVFLNAFQKSCGSSPCPTDFNKDGRTDNSDFLYFQGKYGSYCINSAVSSKTDNDNTSWNATPDVISPAPEQNMRLFPNPATDRINVFLPQACDEHMQLEMLDMSGRSILLKMVGPSQEQIISLDLSGIPPGTYILRVLTNQQVAQEKMMISER, from the coding sequence ATGAGAAGAAAACTACAATCCTTATCCGTCATCATTCTTTCCTGTATAGTTCTTAAGCACGCAGAAGCAAAAACCATCTCCGTGCAAAATCCGGGAAACGATAAAAACATAGAGTCGTACATCGCAAATGCGTTGAATGCGGCTGTCGATGGCGATGAAATTTTATTACCTAAAGGAAGATTTGTATTCAACGGACGCATCTACCTTAAGAAACGGATATCGGTAACCGGACAAGGTATCTGGAATGAAAGTGCACAAACCGGAACGCTGTTGTACCGCGACCCCAAACTGGCTGAGAGTGTTCTTACCAGTACCGTTGCGATCAACATGATCTTTGTGGACCCCCAGACCGACGCCAACTTCAACATCTTATTCAAGGATTTTACCATACGTGGAAAACAACCAAGCCTGAAGGCCAACGACGGTCTTTCCATGGCACCGGATTGCGGGATTTACCTTCGATATGTGAACGGCTTCCGGATCACCCGGGTGCGCTTTGAATACTTCGGGGAATCCGCAGTGCATGTATTGCACCGGGACAATATCGCACACGGACTGATTGATCATTGTCAGTTCTATAATAACGTAAAAGATCCTAATGGGCTGCGAGGCGACAAAGGCCTGGGGCTGGGGTATGGTGTGGTTGTTTATAGCGATAATCAGGAATGGATCAGTGATCCCCGGTTCGGTTCGGACAATTTCATCTTTATTGAAGATAATATCTTCATGTATCACAGGCACTCCATTGCTGCAGGAGGTGGTGCGCTTTATGTTGCCCGATACAACTCCATTCAGAATAACCTGGTGGCATCGGGTATTGATGCCCACGAAAGTTACGGGGAGCAGACGGGTTCAAATCGTTTTGCAACAAGGGCGGTTGAGATATACAACAACACACTTATCAATACAGTATACCGCGATTTTACCCCTATCCAACCGGGCGATCAGAAGGATGTTAGTCTTGTTCCCCTTGAAGGGATAGGCATACGGGGCGGGGAAGCGGTAGTATATGGCAATACCATTCAGGGCTACCTGTACGGAGGACGAATTGTTGACCACACCTACAATTCCTCCTCTACAGTAAACTATCCCTTGCCGTATCAACCAGGATATGAAAGCGGATTGAGCCTTGGAGCAAATCACTCGGGCACGAACGGAACAGCAGGAAAAGGGGACCTGTTTTACTGGAACAATAAGTTCACCCCTCATCATTTTGATAATTCCAATGGCTGGTATACTTCCGTAAACTTTTACAATGAAAATCCTGCCCCCAAGGGTCCGTTCAAAGAGGGTCGGGATTACCATCTGGTCGCAAAACCGGCATACAAACCATATCCTTATCCGCATCCCAGGCAGGGAATCTCATATGACACATCATGTAAAACGGATCTGAACGGAGATGGCCGGACAGACAACTCCGACTTCCTTGTCTTTTTGAATGCATTTCAGAAGTCGTGCGGGAGTTCACCGTGCCCCACCGACTTCAACAAAGATGGCCGTACGGATAACTCCGACTTCCTTTATTTCCAGGGAAAATATGGCAGTTACTGTATCAATTCCGCCGTATCCAGCAAAACCGATAACGATAACACATCCTGGAATGCAACACCAGATGTAATTTCCCCGGCACCGGAACAGAATATGCGGCTATTTCCAAATCCGGCCACCGATCGTATCAATGTTTTTCTTCCACAGGCATGTGATGAACACATGCAACTTGAAATGCTTGACATGTCAGGAAGGTCTATTCTTTTAAAGATGGTTGGACCAAGCCAGGAGCAGATCATTTCACTTGACCTTTCAGGGATACCACCAGGGACCTATATACTGCGCGTGTTAACCAACCAACAGGTGGCCCAGGAAAAAATGATGATATCCGAGCGATAG
- a CDS encoding carbon-nitrogen hydrolase family protein codes for MAKIRVGIIQDSPVLLDSAASIKKMDRLMEKASAKGVKMAVFGESWLSGYPVWLDLCPDVALWGSPEAKEVFARFHESSVAVPGPETTSIGRMAKKYKMVVVVGVNEKVMTGPGNGTVYNALLTFDSNGELVNHHRKLMPTYTERMVYGQGDGAGLRSVDTNVGRVSSLICWEHWMPMNRQVLHDDGELIHVAVWPTVHEMHQVASRAYAFEGRCFVLAAGLTMKARDIPEELSLPKKLKNQPDEYVLHGGSAIIGPDGFYIHEPVYDKESVIIADIDPRNATKERMTLDVSGHYFRNDVFDYTVNRKRRN; via the coding sequence ATGGCCAAGATCAGAGTCGGTATCATACAGGACAGTCCGGTATTGCTGGACTCAGCTGCAAGCATTAAGAAGATGGATCGTCTGATGGAGAAGGCGTCCGCTAAAGGTGTGAAAATGGCTGTATTTGGTGAAAGCTGGTTGTCCGGTTACCCTGTTTGGTTAGACCTATGTCCGGATGTGGCTTTGTGGGGCAGTCCGGAAGCCAAAGAGGTGTTTGCAAGATTTCATGAAAGCAGTGTGGCTGTGCCCGGGCCGGAAACAACTTCGATCGGCCGAATGGCAAAAAAATACAAGATGGTTGTCGTGGTCGGTGTGAATGAAAAAGTCATGACTGGTCCGGGAAATGGTACCGTTTATAACGCTTTGCTCACATTCGATTCCAATGGCGAATTGGTGAATCACCATCGCAAACTGATGCCTACCTATACCGAGCGCATGGTATACGGTCAGGGAGATGGGGCCGGGCTTCGGTCTGTAGATACCAATGTCGGACGCGTATCTTCATTAATTTGCTGGGAACATTGGATGCCGATGAACCGTCAGGTGCTTCATGACGATGGAGAGCTGATCCATGTGGCGGTGTGGCCCACGGTGCATGAGATGCATCAGGTGGCTTCGCGTGCGTATGCCTTTGAAGGGAGATGTTTTGTGCTGGCAGCCGGACTAACGATGAAGGCGAGGGACATTCCGGAAGAACTTTCCCTGCCAAAGAAGTTAAAGAATCAACCGGATGAATATGTCTTGCATGGTGGTAGTGCCATCATAGGTCCCGACGGCTTCTACATTCACGAGCCGGTTTACGACAAAGAGTCTGTCATCATTGCGGATATTGATCCACGAAATGCCACTAAGGAACGGATGACCCTTGATGTAAGCGGACACTACTTCCGCAACGATGTGTTTGATTATACGGTGAACCGGAAAAGACGCAATTAA